The following proteins are encoded in a genomic region of Oceanisphaera profunda:
- the radA gene encoding DNA repair protein RadA, translating into MAKSKTAFVCGECGGEYPRWQGQCTECKEWNTITEIRLAPATAAASRNSRFVGYAGTQDNKVQTLDQVALTELPRIPSGFSELDRVLGGGMVPGSAILIGGSPGAGKSTLLLQVMCGLASRMKTLYVTGEESLQQVAMRAQRLGLPRDQLRMLSETSVEQICHIAREEKPAVIVIDSIQVMQVEGITSSPGSVSQVREAAAMLTRYAKQHGVVVLMVGHVTKDGALAGPKVLEHCIDCSLMLDGENDSRFRMLRSHKNRFGAVNELGVFAMTETGLKEVSNPSAIFLSRGEEQTTGSVVMIIWEGTRPLLVELQALVDYSQLGNPRRVTVGLEQNRLSMLLAVLHRHGGLQMADQDVFVNVVGGVRVEDTSADLALLLALVSSFRDKALPKELVVFGEVGLSGEIRPVPSGQERLMEAAKHGFTRAIIPWANRPKHSPPGMEVIAVKKLEEALEAL; encoded by the coding sequence ATGGCCAAGTCTAAAACGGCGTTTGTTTGCGGTGAATGTGGGGGAGAATATCCGCGCTGGCAGGGCCAGTGTACGGAGTGTAAAGAGTGGAATACCATCACCGAAATTCGCTTAGCACCTGCCACGGCGGCGGCCAGCCGTAATAGCCGTTTTGTCGGTTATGCGGGCACCCAAGACAATAAAGTACAAACACTAGACCAAGTGGCACTCACCGAATTGCCGCGCATTCCTAGCGGCTTTAGTGAGCTAGACCGCGTATTAGGCGGCGGCATGGTGCCAGGTTCCGCCATTCTGATTGGCGGCAGCCCAGGTGCGGGTAAGAGTACGCTGTTATTACAAGTGATGTGTGGCTTGGCCAGCCGCATGAAAACCCTCTATGTGACCGGTGAAGAATCACTGCAACAAGTGGCAATGCGCGCCCAGCGTTTAGGGCTGCCGCGAGATCAGCTGCGCATGCTGTCGGAAACCAGCGTCGAGCAAATTTGTCATATCGCCCGGGAAGAAAAGCCGGCGGTGATCGTTATCGACTCCATTCAGGTGATGCAGGTAGAGGGTATTACCTCGTCGCCAGGCTCGGTCAGCCAAGTGCGCGAGGCGGCGGCCATGCTTACCCGTTATGCCAAACAGCACGGCGTGGTGGTGTTGATGGTGGGGCACGTCACCAAAGACGGTGCCTTGGCGGGACCCAAGGTGTTGGAGCATTGCATCGACTGTTCGCTGATGCTCGATGGCGAGAATGACAGCCGCTTTCGCATGCTGCGCAGCCATAAAAACCGTTTCGGTGCCGTGAATGAGTTGGGCGTGTTTGCCATGACTGAAACTGGCTTAAAAGAGGTCAGCAACCCGTCAGCCATTTTCTTAAGTCGCGGCGAAGAGCAAACCACCGGCTCAGTGGTGATGATTATTTGGGAAGGCACGCGCCCCTTGCTGGTGGAGCTGCAAGCGCTGGTGGATTATTCACAGTTAGGTAATCCGCGTCGCGTCACCGTGGGTTTGGAGCAAAATCGACTGTCGATGCTGTTGGCGGTGTTGCATCGCCACGGTGGTTTGCAAATGGCGGATCAAGATGTGTTCGTTAACGTGGTGGGCGGGGTGCGGGTAGAAGACACCAGTGCCGACTTAGCCTTATTACTGGCCTTAGTGTCGAGCTTTCGCGATAAGGCGCTGCCTAAAGAGCTAGTGGTTTTTGGCGAAGTGGGCTTGTCCGGCGAAATTCGCCCCGTGCCATCGGGTCAAGAACGACTCATGGAAGCCGCTAAGCACGGCTTTACCCGCGCGATTATTCCTTGGGCGAACCGACCCAAGCATTCGCCACCCGGCATGGAAGTAATAGCGGTTAAGAAATTAGAAGAAGCCTTAGAGGCGTTGTAA
- a CDS encoding PilZ domain-containing protein: protein MAERRAFTRIGFNLPAWLVTPDGHQLPTQLQDISMHGALLSVTEPWSAESGTPLQLRLSLDGHDKVIIMQARQRYHKDGCIGIECQQLDINSASLLRRLVELNLGDEALLRRQFEELLDCAAPSAQHQAPS, encoded by the coding sequence ATGGCCGAGCGCAGAGCATTTACACGCATCGGGTTTAATCTGCCCGCATGGCTGGTTACTCCCGACGGCCATCAGCTACCCACTCAGCTGCAAGATATTTCAATGCATGGGGCGCTCTTAAGCGTTACAGAGCCTTGGTCTGCAGAGTCAGGCACACCCTTGCAGCTGCGTCTGTCCTTAGACGGGCACGACAAGGTAATTATTATGCAGGCGCGACAGCGTTATCATAAAGACGGTTGCATCGGCATCGAATGCCAACAGCTCGACATTAATAGCGCCAGCCTGTTACGCCGCCTAGTGGAGTTAAACCTCGGCGATGAAGCGCTGTTGCGGCGCCAATTTGAAGAGCTGCTTGATTGTGCAGCGCCAAGCGCCCAGCATCAAGCGCCGAGCTAA
- the rsd gene encoding sigma D regulator has protein sequence MLRKMAQSKAKLAGKHQALDTFMDARQALLVEYIRLSTNRKVLPEPKELTDFCSQLVDYVSAAHFEIYDYVMAAYEAARGNGRTLAERIYVRLKKSSVLALDFHDKYAQVDNDEVLLELDQDLSMLGEMLEERFSLEDRLVFAVSLLNHLSINEPA, from the coding sequence ATGCTCAGGAAAATGGCACAAAGCAAAGCTAAACTCGCCGGTAAACACCAGGCGCTAGACACCTTTATGGATGCGCGCCAAGCCCTGCTGGTGGAATACATCCGCTTATCGACTAATAGAAAAGTGCTGCCCGAGCCTAAAGAGCTCACCGACTTTTGCAGTCAATTGGTGGACTACGTCAGCGCCGCTCACTTTGAAATTTATGACTATGTGATGGCGGCCTATGAGGCAGCACGCGGCAATGGCCGTACCTTAGCGGAGCGTATTTATGTGCGCTTAAAGAAAAGCTCGGTACTGGCGCTCGACTTTCACGATAAATACGCCCAAGTTGACAACGACGAAGTACTGCTAGAGTTAGATCAAGATCTCAGCATGCTAGGCGAAATGTTAGAAGAGCGATTTAGCCTTGAAGACCGATTGGTATTTGCCGTCTCACTGCTTAATCATTTGAGTATTAACGAACCTGCTTGA
- the hemE gene encoding uroporphyrinogen decarboxylase, translating into MQPLKNDRYLRALARQPVDYTPVWMMRQAGRYLPEYKATRAEAGDFMALCKNAELACEVTLQPLRRFPLDAAILFSDILTIPDAMGLGLYFEAGEGPKFQRPISSMADVQKLGIPDPEGELQYVMNAVRTIRRELKGEVPLIGFSGSPWTLATYMVEGSGSKTFMKTKGMMFSDPKAMHLLLDKLADSVTSYLNAQIAAGAQSLMIFDTWGGILSTRDYNEFSLQYMAKIVDGLVRESDGRRVPVTLFTKNGGQWLEAIAATGCDGIGLDWTIDMADAKRRVGDKVALQGNMDPSMLYAPIPRIEQEVASILESFGEGPGHVFNLGHGIHLDVDPEHAGAFIDAVHRISRPYHAK; encoded by the coding sequence ATGCAACCTTTGAAAAATGATCGTTACTTACGTGCGCTAGCCCGCCAGCCCGTAGATTACACCCCTGTTTGGATGATGCGTCAGGCCGGTCGTTATTTGCCTGAATACAAGGCAACGCGTGCCGAAGCGGGCGATTTTATGGCGTTGTGTAAAAACGCAGAATTGGCGTGTGAGGTGACCTTACAACCCTTGCGTCGCTTCCCGTTAGATGCGGCGATTCTGTTCTCTGATATTTTGACCATTCCCGATGCTATGGGCTTAGGCTTGTACTTTGAAGCCGGTGAAGGTCCTAAATTTCAGCGTCCTATTAGCTCAATGGCTGATGTGCAAAAACTGGGTATTCCTGATCCAGAAGGCGAATTGCAATATGTAATGAATGCGGTGCGCACCATTCGTCGTGAACTAAAAGGCGAAGTGCCGCTGATTGGTTTCTCTGGCAGCCCTTGGACGCTGGCCACCTATATGGTGGAAGGCAGTGGTTCTAAGACCTTCATGAAAACCAAAGGCATGATGTTTTCTGATCCGAAAGCCATGCACTTGTTGCTAGATAAATTAGCAGACAGCGTGACCAGCTATTTGAACGCGCAAATTGCCGCTGGTGCTCAGTCGTTGATGATCTTCGATACGTGGGGCGGCATTTTAAGCACCCGCGATTACAACGAGTTTTCACTGCAATATATGGCGAAAATCGTGGACGGTTTAGTGCGTGAAAGTGACGGTCGTCGCGTGCCTGTTACCCTGTTTACCAAAAATGGTGGTCAGTGGTTAGAAGCGATTGCCGCTACCGGTTGTGACGGTATTGGTTTGGATTGGACCATCGACATGGCAGACGCTAAGCGTCGCGTCGGTGATAAGGTTGCACTGCAAGGCAACATGGACCCATCCATGCTGTATGCGCCTATTCCGCGCATCGAGCAGGAAGTTGCTTCTATCCTAGAGAGCTTTGGTGAAGGTCCAGGTCATGTCTTTAACTTAGGTCATGGCATTCACTTGGACGTAGATCCTGAGCATGCGGGCGCCTTTATCGATGCAGTGCATCGCATCTCTCGCCCGTACCACGCGAAGTAA
- the mepM gene encoding murein DD-endopeptidase MepM — MNFLRPIQTKLQGMPTQLPKKHLYGIVLLSTLTLTTAIMLPSAQNILEQPSRLSLPNNLTISSAAIKTQVDNTEFYTLPDDDLGPVDPVDALDELASIEPEWQQYSVQNGDTLSTIFNGLGLPLATMYKLLEADRERVLDGLKPGQNLSMLIDSENLLLEFKIKQDLLHTRTFTRDGDGYNSRVKTETSNWESRALKGVIKGSFYLSARDAGLSASQIQHVANLFQWQLNFARDLRQGDSFKVLVQREFVQGKSTGKSELQAVEITNKGRTFYAFRHEDGKFYDSKGESLERGFIRIPLERTPRISSTFNLNRKHPITGRVTAHKGTDFAVPTGTPVVAPGDGVVVKAVYHRLAGNYIVIRHGRQYTTRFLHLSKFLVKQGDTVRRGQRIGLSGNTGRSTGPHLHYEFHVNNRAVDAMQVKLPMAEGLSGQSKRTFLATIDKYQKELG; from the coding sequence ATGAATTTTCTCCGCCCGATACAAACAAAACTGCAAGGTATGCCCACACAACTGCCGAAAAAGCACCTGTATGGCATCGTATTATTGAGTACCTTAACGCTGACGACGGCCATTATGCTGCCCTCTGCGCAGAATATATTAGAGCAGCCAAGTAGACTTAGTTTGCCCAACAACTTAACGATCTCTTCTGCCGCCATTAAAACTCAAGTCGATAACACTGAGTTCTATACCCTGCCCGATGATGATTTAGGCCCTGTTGACCCGGTCGATGCCTTGGATGAATTAGCGTCAATCGAACCCGAATGGCAGCAATACTCGGTACAAAATGGCGATACTTTAAGTACCATTTTTAATGGTTTAGGCTTGCCGTTAGCCACTATGTATAAATTGCTCGAAGCCGATAGAGAACGTGTACTAGACGGCCTAAAGCCCGGCCAAAATTTAAGCATGTTGATCGACTCTGAGAACTTGCTGCTTGAATTTAAGATCAAACAAGACTTACTGCATACCCGCACTTTTACTCGTGATGGTGATGGCTATAACAGCCGAGTTAAAACCGAAACCAGCAATTGGGAAAGTCGTGCTTTAAAAGGCGTGATCAAAGGCAGCTTTTATTTAAGTGCCCGCGATGCAGGTTTATCTGCCTCACAAATTCAGCATGTTGCTAACTTATTCCAATGGCAACTCAACTTTGCTCGCGACTTGCGCCAAGGAGACAGCTTTAAAGTCTTGGTCCAGCGGGAATTTGTTCAAGGAAAAAGTACCGGTAAGTCTGAGCTACAAGCGGTAGAGATTACCAATAAAGGCCGTACTTTTTACGCCTTTCGCCATGAAGACGGTAAGTTTTACGACAGTAAAGGCGAAAGCTTAGAGCGGGGTTTTATTCGTATTCCGTTGGAGCGCACGCCGCGCATTAGCTCCACCTTTAACTTAAATCGCAAGCATCCGATCACCGGCCGAGTTACGGCCCACAAAGGCACCGACTTTGCCGTGCCAACGGGCACCCCTGTCGTAGCCCCAGGCGACGGCGTGGTAGTCAAAGCCGTGTATCACCGATTAGCGGGCAACTACATCGTAATCCGCCATGGCCGCCAGTACACCACACGCTTCTTGCACTTGAGTAAGTTTTTGGTCAAACAGGGTGATACGGTACGCCGTGGCCAGCGCATTGGTTTATCCGGCAATACCGGTCGCTCTACTGGCCCGCACTTGCATTATGAGTTCCATGTCAATAACCGTGCCGTGGATGCCATGCAAGTGAAGCTGCCCATGGCTGAAGGTTTATCTGGCCAAAGCAAACGAACCTTTTTGGCGACCATAGACAAGTATCAGAAAGAATTGGGATAA
- the znuA gene encoding zinc ABC transporter substrate-binding protein ZnuA, translated as MKALLLLFVPLLLSSQARAVEVLTSIKPLQLIASAITQGGPEPQLLLPPGSSPHDYALRPSDVRKVKKADLVLWVGPELEVFLTRLLEDQANSLALLSEFNVNVLNTEHDHDHDSEHKHDSAHNHKDADQHEDAHHSHEISDAHNTDKIVVANPDEAESHDHSGQDAHIWLDPHQANNIAELLAARLIELDPNSIDRYQENLATFQARLKKADQKITAQLAPAKGIGYFVFHDAYGHWERHYQLSSLGHFTVNPARAPGAKTVASIHQALKQSQAVCVFAEPQFQPAVVNAVLRNTQARSGILDPLATDITPSPDSYFVFMQQLADAMTGCLLGSADPAR; from the coding sequence ATGAAAGCTCTTTTACTACTGTTCGTTCCTTTGCTACTCAGTAGCCAAGCGCGCGCCGTGGAAGTCTTAACCTCCATTAAACCCTTACAGCTGATTGCCAGCGCCATTACCCAAGGGGGCCCTGAGCCGCAACTATTGCTGCCGCCGGGTAGCTCGCCTCACGATTATGCGCTGCGCCCCTCGGATGTGCGTAAAGTAAAAAAAGCCGACTTAGTGCTCTGGGTAGGGCCTGAGTTAGAGGTATTTTTAACTCGCTTGCTCGAGGATCAAGCTAACAGTTTGGCGCTCTTGTCTGAATTCAATGTGAACGTATTAAATACTGAGCATGACCATGATCATGATTCTGAGCATAAGCATGACTCTGCTCATAACCACAAAGATGCGGATCAACATGAAGATGCGCATCACAGCCATGAAATAAGCGATGCACATAATACCGATAAAATAGTTGTCGCCAACCCAGATGAAGCGGAAAGTCACGATCACTCCGGCCAAGACGCCCATATTTGGCTGGATCCCCATCAAGCAAACAACATCGCCGAGCTGCTGGCAGCACGTTTAATCGAGTTGGATCCAAACAGTATTGATCGATATCAAGAAAATTTAGCCACCTTTCAGGCAAGATTAAAAAAAGCAGACCAGAAGATAACCGCGCAATTAGCACCCGCAAAAGGCATTGGCTATTTCGTGTTTCATGATGCCTACGGCCACTGGGAACGTCATTATCAGCTGTCGTCACTGGGTCACTTTACGGTGAATCCGGCGCGCGCGCCGGGCGCAAAAACCGTGGCCAGTATTCATCAGGCACTAAAGCAGTCGCAGGCGGTGTGTGTGTTTGCAGAACCGCAGTTTCAACCTGCGGTGGTGAATGCGGTGTTGCGTAATACCCAAGCCCGCAGTGGCATCTTGGATCCCTTGGCGACGGATATTACGCCAAGCCCAGACAGCTACTTTGTGTTTATGCAGCAGCTCGCTGATGCCATGACCGGATGCTTACTCGGATCTGCGGATCCTGCGCGCTGA
- the znuC gene encoding zinc ABC transporter ATP-binding protein ZnuC — translation MTRLVELTNVGLNIGGNVILERVSLTLQRGEILTIVGPNGAGKSSLIKLVLGLIPGHTGTLWQKPNLRVGYVPQKLHLDSVLPLTVARFMSLSHGRRLTVAQALAKVGAERLADRAMQALSGGEMQRILLARALMMQPELLILDEPAQGVDVHGQTELYGLIKLLADELQCGVLMVSHDLHLVMASTHRVICLNQHICCHGEPEDVARHPEFARLFGRPELAQLAVYTHHHDCDDEHHGDVRHVG, via the coding sequence ATGACTAGGCTGGTGGAATTAACAAACGTGGGGCTGAATATAGGCGGCAATGTCATTCTAGAAAGGGTGTCATTAACGCTACAGCGAGGGGAGATTCTTACCATAGTAGGCCCTAATGGTGCCGGAAAAAGCTCCTTGATCAAGCTAGTGCTGGGCCTGATTCCTGGGCACACCGGCACTTTGTGGCAAAAGCCTAATCTTCGCGTGGGCTATGTGCCGCAAAAATTACACTTAGACTCGGTATTGCCACTGACGGTGGCGCGCTTTATGAGTTTATCTCATGGCCGGCGGCTAACCGTGGCCCAAGCCTTGGCTAAAGTAGGTGCCGAGCGGTTAGCGGATCGTGCCATGCAGGCGTTATCCGGTGGCGAAATGCAGCGCATTTTATTGGCGCGCGCCCTGATGATGCAGCCAGAATTATTGATCCTCGATGAGCCCGCCCAAGGGGTGGATGTGCACGGCCAAACCGAGCTATACGGCTTGATCAAATTGCTGGCCGATGAATTGCAATGCGGCGTGTTGATGGTGTCTCACGACTTGCATTTGGTGATGGCGAGTACTCACCGGGTGATTTGCTTAAACCAGCATATTTGTTGCCACGGGGAGCCAGAAGATGTGGCTCGCCATCCTGAGTTTGCCCGTTTATTTGGCCGCCCTGAGCTCGCGCAGCTAGCGGTATATACCCATCATCATGACTGTGACGATGAACATCACGGAGACGTACGTCATGTGGGATAG
- the znuB gene encoding zinc ABC transporter permease subunit ZnuB produces MWDSFLLYALLAGLGIAILAGPLGSFVVWRRMAYFGDTLAHSSLLGVAFGLLLQIDLTLAVLVACLCLGIVLAALQRASWLATDTLLGILAHTSLSLGLVALAFMDNVRVDLMAYLFGDLLAIQLVDLYWIFGGGLVLLVVLRHYWSQLLSITVSEELARVEGIKVERLKLLLLLMISVLIAVAMKFVGALIITSLLIIPAATARRFSRSPEQMAFYAMGLGMVAVVGGLQLSVSYDTPAGPSVVVIAAALFLLSHLVPKRG; encoded by the coding sequence ATGTGGGATAGTTTTTTATTGTATGCACTGTTGGCTGGCTTAGGTATTGCCATTTTAGCGGGCCCTTTGGGTAGCTTTGTGGTGTGGCGGCGCATGGCCTATTTTGGCGACACCTTGGCCCATTCTTCCTTGCTGGGGGTGGCCTTTGGTTTACTGCTACAAATTGATTTAACGCTGGCCGTTTTAGTGGCCTGTTTATGTTTAGGCATAGTGCTGGCGGCCTTGCAGCGTGCCAGCTGGTTGGCCACGGATACGCTACTGGGTATTTTAGCGCACACCTCTTTATCGTTAGGTCTAGTGGCACTGGCCTTTATGGATAACGTGCGCGTGGATTTAATGGCGTATTTATTTGGCGATCTGTTGGCAATCCAATTGGTGGATTTGTATTGGATCTTCGGTGGCGGTTTGGTGCTGTTAGTGGTGTTGCGCCATTACTGGAGTCAATTGTTGTCGATCACCGTCAGTGAAGAATTGGCCCGCGTGGAGGGCATTAAGGTAGAGCGCTTAAAGCTACTGTTGTTATTGATGATCAGTGTCTTGATTGCAGTGGCCATGAAGTTTGTGGGGGCCTTAATTATTACCTCACTGCTGATTATTCCTGCCGCCACCGCGCGCCGCTTTAGTCGCTCCCCTGAGCAAATGGCCTTTTACGCCATGGGCCTCGGCATGGTGGCCGTGGTCGGTGGCTTGCAGTTATCGGTGAGTTACGACACTCCCGCCGGCCCTTCCGTAGTGGTGATCGCCGCCGCCTTATTCTTATTGTCCCACTTGGTGCCCAAGCGTGGGTAA
- a CDS encoding uracil-DNA glycosylase family protein, which produces MSREFEQLLMQARACRICEANLPLGPRPVLQMAPEARILIIGQAPGLKVHQTGIPWNDPSGDTLRRWLELSREQFYDPQLVAIMPMGFCYPGKGKSGDLPPRPECAPAWHQQLLNVLPNIELTLLIGQYAQRYYLGKRYKTLTETVRNWQEFAPSQLPLPHPSPRNRYWLTKNPWFEAEELPALRERVHQVLAASSAQHQAPS; this is translated from the coding sequence ATGAGTCGTGAGTTTGAGCAGTTACTGATGCAGGCCAGAGCTTGCCGTATTTGCGAAGCCAATCTACCACTGGGCCCGCGGCCGGTATTACAAATGGCGCCTGAGGCGCGTATTTTAATCATCGGCCAAGCGCCGGGCTTAAAAGTACATCAAACCGGTATTCCCTGGAACGACCCCAGCGGCGATACGCTACGCCGTTGGTTAGAGCTCAGCCGTGAGCAGTTTTACGATCCACAGTTAGTGGCCATCATGCCCATGGGCTTTTGTTATCCGGGAAAAGGCAAAAGCGGTGATCTGCCGCCGCGCCCCGAATGCGCGCCCGCTTGGCATCAACAGCTACTTAATGTGTTACCAAACATTGAACTCACGCTCTTGATTGGTCAGTATGCCCAGCGTTATTACCTTGGCAAGCGTTACAAAACCCTCACCGAAACCGTACGTAATTGGCAAGAATTTGCGCCCAGCCAATTACCCCTGCCCCACCCTTCGCCCCGTAACCGTTATTGGCTCACTAAAAACCCTTGGTTTGAAGCAGAAGAGCTGCCCGCGCTGCGCGAACGAGTGCATCAGGTGTTGGCAGCGTCAAGCGCCCAGCACCAAGCGCCGAGCTAG
- a CDS encoding D-2-hydroxyacid dehydrogenase has product MANHTLLLLSQDNAEYQALLKQAYLPGLTILAPEGEADIRAALAKADILLGEPARLRARLNEAKALKWAQSTYAGVDVLLRGDCRQDYLLTNIRGIFGPLVSEYVFGHLLALTRHLRHYKAQQRLHNWQPIPYESIHGKTMLIMGTGSIGQHIAHTAKHFGMTVLGISRSGREAAGFDNTYQLPALNNVLSRADVVVSVMPSTPQTRGLFNAARFEHFKPGTIFFNVGRGDAVDEGALIQALRHGNIGAAVLDVFASEPLPVASPLWDMPNVVITPHNSGYSFPAQIVTRFSRNYLKYTSGKTMEGLVDFNLGY; this is encoded by the coding sequence ATGGCCAATCATACCCTGTTATTGCTCAGCCAAGATAATGCTGAATATCAGGCATTATTAAAACAGGCCTACCTGCCCGGGCTGACGATTTTAGCGCCAGAAGGCGAAGCCGACATTCGCGCAGCACTCGCTAAAGCCGATATTTTACTGGGCGAGCCCGCTAGACTGCGCGCGCGCCTGAATGAAGCGAAAGCACTCAAATGGGCGCAGTCGACCTATGCGGGGGTGGACGTATTGTTGCGCGGCGATTGCCGCCAAGATTATCTGCTCACCAATATTCGGGGTATTTTTGGCCCTCTAGTGAGCGAATATGTGTTTGGTCACTTGTTGGCGCTCACCCGCCACCTGCGCCATTACAAGGCGCAGCAGCGGCTGCATAACTGGCAGCCTATTCCCTATGAAAGCATTCACGGTAAAACTATGCTGATTATGGGCACCGGTAGCATTGGCCAGCATATAGCACACACCGCCAAGCACTTTGGCATGACGGTATTAGGCATCAGTCGTTCAGGTCGAGAAGCGGCAGGCTTTGATAATACTTATCAGCTACCGGCGCTTAATAACGTGTTGTCTCGAGCCGATGTGGTGGTTAGTGTTATGCCGTCCACGCCGCAAACTCGTGGCCTATTTAACGCCGCCCGATTCGAACATTTTAAACCCGGCACTATTTTCTTTAACGTGGGCCGAGGTGATGCCGTTGATGAAGGCGCGCTTATTCAAGCGCTGCGCCATGGCAATATAGGTGCTGCGGTATTAGATGTGTTTGCCAGCGAGCCATTGCCGGTCGCCAGCCCCTTATGGGACATGCCCAATGTGGTTATCACACCGCACAACTCGGGTTATAGCTTCCCAGCACAAATAGTGACCCGTTTTAGCCGTAACTATTTAAAGTATACGTCTGGAAAAACCATGGAAGGCTTAGTGGACTTTAACCTAGGTTACTAA
- a CDS encoding YjaG family protein, whose product MFGDKFYKKINKLAPWQQTVFALALAERMYPNYQLFSETSDFGNSQRCRETLNTLWTYLTVKGSKVDLSAELESFEAFIPDPSQFESYGAYPALDVCVALGCAYNSVICRVGEEATEASHASLGTVAGFVELLAERELSEEELYDDELLMAEMEFQVELLDRVNQPRDAATILAIRDFAAQGGVSNIGISLD is encoded by the coding sequence GTGTTTGGCGATAAATTTTACAAAAAAATCAACAAGCTAGCTCCCTGGCAGCAAACTGTATTTGCCCTGGCGTTAGCCGAGCGGATGTATCCTAATTATCAGCTATTTAGCGAAACTAGCGACTTTGGCAATAGCCAGCGCTGTAGAGAAACGCTGAATACCTTGTGGACTTACCTGACGGTAAAAGGCTCGAAGGTCGATTTAAGCGCCGAGCTTGAGTCTTTTGAAGCCTTTATCCCTGATCCTTCACAGTTTGAAAGTTACGGTGCCTACCCAGCACTAGACGTCTGTGTGGCCTTGGGGTGCGCTTACAATTCGGTAATTTGTCGGGTGGGCGAAGAAGCCACCGAAGCCAGCCATGCCTCTTTGGGTACGGTGGCGGGTTTTGTCGAGTTATTGGCAGAGCGCGAGCTGAGTGAAGAAGAGTTGTATGACGATGAGCTATTGATGGCGGAAATGGAGTTTCAAGTTGAGTTGCTAGATCGCGTCAATCAGCCCAGAGATGCCGCCACTATACTGGCCATTCGTGACTTCGCCGCTCAAGGTGGAGTTTCTAATATCGGTATCAGCTTAGATTAG
- a CDS encoding MarR family winged helix-turn-helix transcriptional regulator, whose product MEKHEDMLVALRQIIRAIDLHSRQLSKESGLTGPQLLLLQSISEHGDITMRKLAQATHMSQATATTIIDRLEQKLLVRRERSQTDKRKVYAVLTDEGKDKLKTAPRPLQESFIQRFQGLAEWEQNLLLSSVQRISLMMNANDLDVAPLLQVGSLLHE is encoded by the coding sequence TTGGAAAAACATGAAGATATGCTGGTGGCTCTGCGCCAGATTATTCGCGCAATTGACCTGCACTCCCGTCAACTCAGTAAAGAGTCCGGCCTCACTGGCCCGCAACTCCTGTTACTGCAATCGATCAGCGAGCACGGCGACATTACGATGCGTAAGTTGGCGCAAGCAACTCATATGAGTCAAGCAACCGCCACCACCATCATAGATAGACTCGAACAAAAACTGTTAGTGCGCCGCGAACGCAGCCAAACCGATAAGCGTAAAGTTTATGCGGTGCTAACGGATGAAGGTAAAGATAAACTTAAAACAGCCCCTCGCCCCTTGCAAGAAAGCTTTATTCAGCGCTTTCAAGGACTCGCCGAGTGGGAGCAAAACTTATTGTTATCCTCGGTGCAGCGCATTTCATTAATGATGAATGCCAACGATCTTGACGTAGCTCCGCTACTGCAAGTAGGCAGCTTACTGCACGAGTAA
- a CDS encoding YaeQ family protein, which translates to MALSATLHKVRLNISDLHRHYYQEHSLTVAQHPSETNTRLMVRLLAFIRHADPDLSFTKGLSTDDEPELWLKSPDGRILSWIELGEPSVKRIKQALSRAEQVLVYSYGGRSAELWWEKHKSELTALPRLAIYHLTEPQPAALAALCQRSIDLFATLQETDLQLTDGEHSLDLQLEKWR; encoded by the coding sequence ATGGCTCTGTCTGCCACCCTGCATAAAGTTCGTCTGAATATCAGCGATTTACATCGCCATTATTACCAAGAGCACAGCCTAACCGTGGCACAGCACCCGTCGGAAACCAATACCCGACTCATGGTGCGTTTATTGGCGTTTATTCGCCATGCAGACCCAGACTTGAGCTTTACTAAGGGCTTAAGCACAGACGACGAGCCCGAGCTGTGGCTCAAATCACCCGATGGCCGTATCTTAAGCTGGATTGAGCTGGGTGAGCCCAGCGTAAAGCGCATCAAACAAGCGTTGTCGCGCGCTGAGCAAGTCTTAGTATACAGCTATGGTGGCCGCAGCGCCGAGCTGTGGTGGGAGAAGCATAAGTCCGAGTTAACAGCACTTCCTCGGCTGGCTATTTATCATTTAACCGAGCCCCAGCCCGCCGCCTTGGCAGCCTTATGTCAGCGCAGCATCGACTTATTTGCCACCTTACAAGAAACCGACCTACAGCTTACCGATGGCGAGCACAGCCTAGACCTGCAGCTTGAGAAGTGGCGCTAG